CGGCCAGACGGCGCGCCAGAGAAAGCTGATGATCACGATCTTCGGAATACGGCGTAACGCTGCTGACGCTCGGCTCGCCGGTCGTCAGCGTACCCGTTTTGTCCAGCGCAACCGTTCGTACGCCTGCTGCGGCGAGCAAACCGCGGCCACCGTGGAAGAGAATTCCGCGGCGTGCTCCAGCCGCGATGCCCGCCAGGACGGCACTCGGAATCGACAACACCAGTGCGCACGGCGACCCCGCAACAAGTAGAACCATGGCGCGATAACCCGCGACCTTGAACGGCAGGCCCAACGCCAACCACCAGATCAGAAATCCCGCAATCGATGCGAACAGAATCGCCGCCGTGAAGTACCGCCCGACGCGATCGCTCAGGACTTGCGCCTGAGAACGATGGCTGGGTGCGGACTCGACCAACTGGATGATCTTCTGGTAGGCGCTTTCTCGTGCGAGATGAATGACCTGGACGCGGACAAGCCCCCCGCCGTTCAACGCGCCCGAGGGAATCTCCGCACCCGGTTCCGGCGTCAACGGTTCGGACTCGCCGGTGATCGCCGACATGTCGATCGTCGTCTTTCCCTGCGCCAGGATGCAATCGACGGGGAACTTTTCGCCGGGGCGAACTTGCAGCAGATCGCCGGCCTTGATTTGATCGAGCGGAATCTCCTCGACGTCATCGTCGCTTCCCACGCGATGCGCCGTGTCCGGCATTTCCGTCGTCAGCGCTTCGATGGCCGACCGCGTACGACGACGCGCGTAGGCCTCCATGGAACGGCTTGCTCCGAAGAGCACGAGCAATGTTGCGCCCTCCGCCGGATGCCCGAGCGCCCATGCTCCCAACGCAACCAGCAGCATCAGGAAATCGACATCGAACGTTCCCTCGGCGATTTCCTCGGCGGCCTCGACCAATGGATACCGCATCCCGGCCGCAAAACTGATCAGGTAGAACACCGAGGCAAGCGGCAACCACAGATGCTCGGCCGTCATCGCGAGCAATAACGCCACCAGGCAAATCACCGTCGCAACGATCTGCGGCTGCCAGTCGGCGGATTCTTCTTCGTGGTTGTGGTTGGCCTGATCACTCATAGTGCATTGATCGTAGGCACGGTCCGTTCCCACGGCAAACTCTTAATTTCGTCGGGAAGTGGGGGAGAGGTTTGAGTATGCCAAGACCCGTTTGGAGTGCATCGCCTGGTGGTGGCAAGCATGGCTTGCCCTGAACGAACGTTGAAGCGCGACTTCAGCAGTCGAGGCCTAATCCCCTTCTGCGTCCAGTGCATTCTCGATGAAGTTGGCCAATGCCATCAAAGATTCGTCGGAGTGTTTGAACATCTGATACTGACGCAGGGAGCGTGGTAGATCTCTGGGCTCCA
This DNA window, taken from bacterium, encodes the following:
- the cadA gene encoding cadmium-translocating P-type ATPase — protein: MSDQANHNHEEESADWQPQIVATVICLVALLLAMTAEHLWLPLASVFYLISFAAGMRYPLVEAAEEIAEGTFDVDFLMLLVALGAWALGHPAEGATLLVLFGASRSMEAYARRRTRSAIEALTTEMPDTAHRVGSDDDVEEIPLDQIKAGDLLQVRPGEKFPVDCILAQGKTTIDMSAITGESEPLTPEPGAEIPSGALNGGGLVRVQVIHLARESAYQKIIQLVESAPSHRSQAQVLSDRVGRYFTAAILFASIAGFLIWWLALGLPFKVAGYRAMVLLVAGSPCALVLSIPSAVLAGIAAGARRGILFHGGRGLLAAAGVRTVALDKTGTLTTGEPSVSSVTPYSEDRDHQLSLARRLAGSSTHPAAGAVLRHISEDSDECRHDLSDIAEVAGEGVHALHDGGKVMLGRCPVKHRDGEECAAAQNARVVLSADGQPRMCFHLSETLREQAAETVAALKQRGVRVLLLSGDLTNAVNRLAGQLGIEEAFGDLRPEQKWEAVAKAADGSSGGQVMMVGDGVNDAPALAAAEVGVAMGMRGSAATLAQADIVLVKDRLPDLVEALDLGRAARRIVRQNLVVAIGAAAILVGFAIVGGLPLSLGVFGHEGGTVLVVLNSLRLLLRTEQKLPSGTHGAPQPIPQPA